The genome window TCCCACCGACTGTGTAGCAGCAAGGCTGGCCGAAGCCATGCCCGAGGCCACGCATCTGGCGCTGGGCTTCGATTCGCGCTCGGGCTTCTCGCCCGGCACGGCCAAGACTTCCGTGGAGGCTCTGGGCCAGGGCGGCAGCATCCGGCGCACCAGCAGGATCACGCCGGTGCCGCTGGCCTGGCGCACGCGCCGCATCGACTTCGGCGACGGCGAGAAGCTGGCCATGACCATTCCCTGGGGCGATGTTTCGACAGCCTTCCACAGCACTGGCATTCCCAACATCGAGGTCTACATTCCCGGCTCGCCCCGACTGGTGAAGAACGCGCGCCGCGCCAACAAGCTGCGCTGGCTGCTGCGCCTGTCGCCGGTGCAGACGCTGCTCAAGAAGCGCATCGAAAAAACGGTGCGCGGCCCCGACGCCGCCACGCGCGACAAGATGCCCACCTTTGTCTGGGGCGAGGTGCGCGACGACAGCGGCCACCAACTGGTGGCTCGCGTGCGCACCGCCAACGGCTACAGCCTGACGGTAAGCGGCTCGCTTGCCGTCATCGCCCACCTGAACGAGAACAAGCCCGAGGGCGGCGCCTACACGCCGTCGCGGCTGGTTGGCTGGCAGCTGGTCGAGCGGCTGCCCGGCTCCGGGGCCATCGCGGTTTCCGAGACATGAGCCGCGTGGTGCCCGAGAATCTGTCCGCCAGGGACGGCAGCCCGCCGCCGGTCAAGCTGCTGCTGGGGGAGTTGCGTGCCCTCGCCGAATGGCCGCGCGGATTGCTGCATCTGCCCACTGGCGGACTGCCGCGCGGCGACGGCCACGCCGTCATCGTGCTGCCGGGTTTCGGCGCCGATGATCGCGCCACGCGCCCGCTGCGGCGCGCATTGGAGCGTCTCGGCTACGCGGCGGAAGGCTGGGGACAGGGTCGCAACCTCGGTATGCGCCGCGCTGTCGGCGAGGCGCTGGACGCACGCATCGAGGCGCTGGCGGGCCGCATCGGCCGCGTCAGCCTCGTCGGCTGGAGCCTCGGCGGCGTCTTCGCGCGCGAGCTGGCGCGCGGCCGGCCGAATGCGGTGCGCCGTGTCATCACGCTGGGCAGCCCCATCACCCACCATCCGCAGGCCACCAACATGGAGCGCATCTTCCGGATGGCGAACCCCAAGTACAGCGGGGAGATCGACTGGGCTGCCTTCACGCGCCGCGAGGCTGCGCCGCCGGTGCCCTGCACGGCGGTCTACTCACCGAGTGACGGCATCGTCGCCGCGCGCTGCTGCCGCGAGCTACCAGGGCCGAACACCGAAAACGTCGCCGTGCGCGGCAGCCACATGGCGATGGTCGCCAATCCGCACGTGCTGCGCGTGGTCGCAGAGCGCCTGGCCCTGCCCGACCGCACCTAGCCGGCGCGCTGCAGCCGCAGCGCACAGAAGGCGTCGCAGCCGTGAACATCGGGCCGCGTGCGTAGCCAGGGATCGTCGGCATCGGCCGGCGGGCTGCCCAGCACACCAGCGGCCGGCACCATCGAGAAATCCGGGTGCGCCTGCAGGAAGCTGGCGACGATATCGTCGTTCTCCTGCGGCAAGAAGCTGCAGGTGGCGTAAACCAGCCGCCCGCCGGGCCGCACAGCGCACGCCGCCGCATCAAGGATGGCGCGCTGCGTGGCAGCCATGGCCGCGAGGTCGACCGCGCGCAGCACCTGATCCGGATGCCGACGCAGCGTACCGCTGCCCGAGCAGGGGGCGTCCACCAGCACCGCGTCAAAGACCGCGTCAGGGGCGTCGCCGTCGAAGGCCTGCACCTCGATGCTGCGCACGCCCAGCCGGTTCGCACGCTCGGCGATGCGCCTCAGCCGCTGCGCATCAGTATCGAAGGCCGTGATCGTGCCGCGGTCGCGCTGCTGGGCAGCCACCGCCAGCGCCTTGCCACCGGCACCGGCGCACCAGTCGGCCACGGTCTCGCCGGCCACCGGCGACAGCAGCTCGCAGATGAGCTGGCTGCCGGCATCCTGCGGCTCGATCAGGCCCTGCCGCCAGGCCTGGGTCTGCTGCAGCGGGCGGCGTGCGGCCAGTCGCAGCGCGTCGGGCGCCCATTCCAGCGGCTGCGCAGTGACGCCGTCCTCGGCGAGCAGCGCCCGCACCTGCTCGCGGCTTCCGCGCAGGCGGTTCACGCGCAGGTCCACGGCGGCCTCCTGGCGCAGGGCCGCCGCCAGTGCGTCGCAGTCGTCCGGATCCATGCGCGCGGTCGCCGCCACGTTCAGCCATTCCGGCCAGTTGCGCCGCGCTTCATCGTCCTCGGCCATTGCCGGCGGCGGTGTCGGCAGACCCAGCCGCGCGAGATCCTCGGCGGTCGCCGCGTGCACCTCGGCAAGCTGGGCGGCCAGCCAGGCGGCGGGCTCATCACCGGCACGGCGGCGCAAGCCAACGGCGCTGCGCAGGCTGCCAAAGAGCAGGCGCGTCACCCAGCGGCGGTCGCGCGCCCCCAGCTTGCGATTTCGACCGATATGGCGTGCGAGCGCCCGGTCGGCGGCCGCACCATCGGCAAGCACTTCTTCGAGCACGGCCTGGGCCAGTCGGACCTGGGCCGGATGCAGGCTGGATAGCGAATCGCTCATGACGCCGGTAGCCGCGTGGTTTCGTTGAACGGCGGCGCGCTGGGCACCTTCAAGAGAGGATGTCGGCATGGCCCCGAGCCACTCAGCTCTGTCGGCGCAGGAAACCTCATGCCGCACGCTGCGCCGCGAAGCCGAAGGCCTCGGCCACCAGACGGCGCTGCTCGCTGGCCGACTCGACACGGCAGACACGCGCCCAGAGCGCGTCGTCATCGACGGAGGATTCGCAGTACCAGCGGATGTGCTTGCGCGCGATGCGCACGCCGCCGCGCTCGCCGTAGAGGCCGTAGAGCGCCTCCATATGCTCGAGCAGCCAGCCGCCGATCTGTATCTGGCTCGGCGGCGCCGGCTGCGGCTCGCCACGCAGCGCGGCGGCGACCTCGCCGAAAATCCAGGGCCGGCCCTGGGCGGCACGGCCGATCATGAGGCCGTCGGCGCCGGTGGCTTGCAGAACGCGCTGCGCCGCCTCGGGCCCATCGATGTCGCCATTGGCGATCACCGGAATGCCCACCGCGGCCTTCACCGCAGCGATGGTGGCGTACTCGGCATCGCCGCGATAGGCCTGGTCGCGCGTACGGCCATGCACCGACAGCATGCGGATACCGGCATCCTCGGCGATGCGCGCCACGCGCACCGCGTTGCGATGCGCCGGATCGACGCCGGTACGGACCTTCAGCGTCACCGGGCAGTCCACCGCGCGCACGACGGCGTGCAGGATGCGCCCCACCAGGCGCTCGTCGGCGAGCAGCGCGCTGCCGGCATCGCGGCGGCAGACCTTCTTGGCCGGGCAGCCCATATTGATGTCGACGATCTGCGCACCGTGCGCGCGGTTGTACTGCGCCGCTCGCGCCAGCATCTCCGGCTCGGCGCCGGCGATCTGCACGGCGATGGGCGCGGATTCGCCTTCGTGGTCGTGGCGGGCGCGGGACTTGGGCGTGCCTCGCAGCTTCGGGTCAGCGTGCGTCATCTCCGAGACGGCCAGCCCGGCGCCCAGGCGCCGGCAGAGCACGCGAAAGCAGCGGTCGGTGACACCAGCCATCGGCGCCAGCAGCAGCGGCGTGTCGATGCGATACGGGCCGATATGCAGCGGCGGCGGCATGCTCACGGCGCGCCCTCCTCCTCGTCGCGGGCTTCGAGCATGGTCTCCATCAGCTCGATGAGGCGAGTGACGAGTTCACCGAAGAAGAGCGACAGGATCATCCCGCCCACCGTCAGCGCCCAGAGCAGGCGTGATTGCAACGTCGTGCCGCTCTCGGCGAGCAGCTGCGTGGAGACGGCGAAGAAGCCGGCGGCCAGCATCAGCGTGCCCAGCAGCACGAAGACAGTCTGATAGAGCGCGCCGCGCAGGCTGGCTGCTGCCGGATCACTGTCGTTCGCGTCGGCCAGGTGGTGCCAGTAAAAGCGACCGATACGCAGGATCACCCGCCCCAGATAGATGCCGGCGCAGAGCAGCGCCGCCGCACCCACCCAGGGCGTCAGCGCGCGCAGCCAGACCGCCGGCGCCGCCAGCCAGATCAGCATGGTCACGATCAGCATTAGCGGCAGTAGACGCGTCACACGCACCGCACGGCGTTGAACCGGCGGGCGCGCGAGCAGGCGCGCTTCGGCCGCACGCAGCTGCCGGCCGAGACGCTTTCGATATCCGGAGGCAACAGCCATGCTCGCGGGTGCGCACTTTTCCTATGATCGGGTATCCATTGTCGCCGATATCCCCATGACGATTGCCGAAGCGATGCGCACCGCCACCGAACACAGCTGCGATATGGAATGGGACGCCGCGGAAGGCCTGTGGCGCATCGGCGCGATATCCTTCGACGCCGACGGCTGCGCGCTGGATAGCGCGCGGCTGGCCGCCATCGACCGCGCGACCTTCATTCGCGACTATATCCCCGACCGCGCCGGCTGAGCGGCGCCCAGGAAGAGCCATGCCCCCCAGCGACGAGGAAGTTCACCCGCACGATTTCGCCGCCGAGCTGGCGCGGCAGATCTACGCCGATCTCGACGGCGTCCTGCACGACGGCCAGAACCCGGCCCGGGACGCTCTGGCCACGGCAACCGCCGCCGCCCTGCCGCGCGCCGCGGCCATCTGGGTACTGCTGCGGGCCGCGCTGGCTGCACTGCGCGCGCTGCGCTTCGGTCTGGAGGAGCGCTTCGCCGAGCCGCACGATGCCGACGTATTCGACGCCCTGGTCGCCATGCATCCGGCGCTGGCCGAGGCGGGCGATGCCGAAGTATGGGCGGATTCGGGCCAGGCCCTGGCGGCGGCCATCACCGCCTCCGAGGGCGGGCGCGAGCCGCTGCATTCGGCGCTGTCCAGGGCGATCTATCGCCTATACGACGGGCTGCGCACCGACGACGACCGGCTCGGCGGCCGTGGCCTGATGGAACTGCGCACCATGCTGCTGCATGTCGATGCCGCCGCTCAGCTGCCCGGCCCGCCGACGCTGACCACCGTGCTGCGCCCGGACCGCTTCCGCGACGACTTCCTGCGCTACGTGGCCGCCGTCAACGCCGGCGGCGCCGACCTGCAGGAGCCGGTGGCCACGCTGCAGTCCGACGGGCGCATCACCGCCATCGTCACGCGCGATGTGCACCCCGTCGAACACGCCCGCCAGGCGCTCGGCGAGGACCAGCTCACCGAGCGCCTGCGTATCGAGGCGCTGCTCGATTTCCTGCAGCAGACGCGCAGCGAGCGCCCCGACGACACCCTGCTGGGCGCCGCCAGCGACGACGAGACCGCCTTCACCGCCCTGGTCACTGCCGCAGCGACGACGCCGCTGGCCGATGGCCAGGGCTTCGGCTACGCGCCGCTGGCGCAGGTGATGCGCTACAACCTGCGGCTGCTGCAGGCCGCGGCAGCCACTGCCACGCACTAGCGCGCGGCGCTGTCCTCGCCGCCGATCTTGGCTTCAGCCGGCAGGCCCAGCGCCAGCAGCCCACCCACCGCCGCCAACGCGGCGACAGCAGCCACCGGCGCTGCCGCACCCAGCAGCCCGAAGACGCCCAGCCCGCTGAACACGAGCGCCGCCACGCCTGTGGCTGTGTTGCCGAAGGCCACCGCCGTCGGCCTCGCCGAAGCCGCGGCAGCGTCCACCAGCCAAGTCTTGCGGCCGAGGCGCACTCCGGCCTCGGCGATGCCCAGCAGCACGAAGGGCAAGGCCAGCGTGGCCGTCGGCAGCCCCGGCAGCAGCTGCATGAGCAGCAGCAGGACAGCACTGGCCGCGCCGGCGGCACCGGAAAGTGCCAGCACGCTGCCAGCATGGCGATCAGCCAGCCCGCCCCAGATGCGGCTGCTGAAGACATCGGCCAGCGCCATGGCCGCCACAAGCAGCCCCAGCAGCCCTACCCCGCTGTCGGTCTGGGCAAGCAGTACGAATAGCGGCGCCGCCAGCTCCACCGGCAAGAGCAGGAAACGCACGCCGAGATAGCGCCGATAGAGCGGCTCGCCACGCGTGAGCGCGATGCCGGCCCGCGTTTCATCTACCGGGTTGCGCCCCCCGTCGGTGGCGCCAGCGGCCTCCACGATGAAAGCGAAGCAGAGCGCGGCCAGCAGCCAGAGCAGCGCCGCGCCACCCAGCAATCCGACGACGGCGATATCACCTGCCTCGCCCTCGCTGAACAGCTTGATACCCAACCCCGCGCCCAGCGCGAGCAGGCCCCCCACCATGGCGCGATTGGCGAGCAGTCCGCCGCGTACGCCCTTGCCGATGGTCTTGGCCAGCACGTCCTGGAAGGCTACCGAGGCCACGCCGCTGGCCATGGAGAAGACGGCGAGCAGGCCCAGCACGGCCAGCGCCATCGGCCCGGGTGCCAGCCCCAGCATAGCGGGCAACATCAGCAGCAGGCACAGCGTCTGCAGACAGCCCGCCGCCACCCAGAAGCCCTTGCGCCGCGGCCGAGCACGCAGCGCGCCGGAGACCAGCAGTTGCGGCAACAGACTGGCTGCCTGCTTGATGGGCATCAGCGCGGAAACGGCCATGGCGGGCGCACCAGCCGCGCCCAGCAGCCAGGGCAGCACCAGGCGCGGCCCGGCCAGCTGCTCGGCGAGCTTGCTGGCCGCGCCGTTGGCCAGATTCAGCATGTAGTTGCGCGGCGCCTGACGGCAGGCGCTATCCGGAATGGCGTCGCAGATGCGGTCGGCGTCGTCGTCGCCACTGATGATGGCGTAGGCGCCCTGCAGGCGCTGCGCTGCCTCGCTCACGATGTATCCCTCCCCCAGCAGACCGCGCCAAGCCTAGCCGATCCCGATCGTTCGTCGAAACGAAAAAGGCCCCGCGTGGCGGGGCCTCGTTCCGAGCCGCGATGAAATCCGGGCTCAGCCGTCCTTATTCTCGTCCTTCGGCTGCAGTGCCTCGACCTCGATGCTCAGCCGCACCATATCGCCGACGGCCGGGACGTAGGCGTCCATGCCGAAGTCACTGCGCTTGATGCGGGTATGGGCGTTGCCGCCGCAGGCCGGCACGCGCGCCATGGGGTGCTCGATGCAGTTGAAATTGCTGAACTGCAGCGTCACAGGCCGTGTCACGCCCAGCAGCGTCAGTTCGCCGGACACGGCCAGAACCTTGCCCTTGCTGATCTCGAATTCGTCGCCGACGAAGCGGATCTCAGGGTATTTCTCGACCTGAAAGAAATCCTCATTGCGCAGGTGCTTGTCGAGATCGGCGACGCCGGAGTTCACGGAAGCGGCGTCGATGATGACCTCGACGCGGCCCTCGCCCTTGTCGGGGTGGAAGTCGACCGTACCCTCGATATCGTCGAAGCGACCTTTGAAGTTGCTCAGGCCGAGGTGGCTGAGCTCGAAGAAGGCGAAGGTGTGTGTATTGTCGATCTGATAGGTGCCGGCCTTCGGCTTGGCATCTTCGGCTACGGCGCTGCCGGCAGCGAGAAGGGCGATGCCGGCCAGGCCAGTGGTCAGCGATTTAGCGATGTTCATGCGTAATCTCCTGAAACAGTGCGTGATGACGATGGCTGCGCCTCAGGGTGCGGCCACGAGAGTGAAATCGATACGAACCTCGTTGGCGACGACATCGAAGTCGCCCCAGGCGCCACCGCCGACGTCGTAGTCCGCGCGCTTGATGCTGAAAGTTCCTTTCATTCGCAAGCGGTCGTCGTCCAGGCGCTCCAAGGTGAAGGGAACCTCGATGTCGCGGCTGACGTCGCGGATGCGCAATGGTCCTTCGGCAAGCCACTGACCATCGCCGCGTCGCGTGACGCGCTCGGCCTCGAAGACGGCCTCGGGGAACTGCTCAACGGCCAGCCAGTTCTTCTTCTTGACCTCGCGATCGGTATCGCTGTGACCGGTGTCGATGGAAGCCGTGTGCACGATCAAGCGTGCGCTGCTGTCCTCCGGTTTGGCCTCGTCGATCGCGATGTCGGCCTCCCAGTCGGAGAAGCCGCCGCGCACGGTCACGCCCATCTGGGTGACCTGGAAGGTGATCTCGCTGTCGGACTGCTGTACCGACAGTGGCTTCTGCGCATCGGCCGGGGGCAGAACGATACCGACGGCGAGCAGTACCAGCAACGCCCTCCAAAGGTGCCTACGGGGCGTTTCATGGGTCTCTTGGGTGGACATCTCAGCAATCTCCTTGCGGGCGGCGACCTGGGAGCATGCGCCACAGCAGGCCATCGCGATCAACGAATTGATGCTTGAGCGCTGCGGCCACATGCAGAATGACCAGCGCCAGCAGCGTCTTGTTCAGCCACCAGTGCAATACGGCCAGCCGATCGCCCAGGGCTTCGTGCTGGTCAAGCAGATCGGGCAGTGGCAGCACGCCGAAGACCACCGTGGAAAAGCCCTTGGCCGAACTCATCAGCCAGCCGCTCAGCGGAATGATCAGCAGCAGCGCGTAGAGCGCCCAGTGCGTCAGATGAGCGGCGTGGCGTTGCCAGGGCGGCGTCGACGCCGGCAGCGGCGGCGCCGGGTGCCATAGCCGCCAGCCCAGGCGCAGAAACAGCAGCATGAAGATGCACACGCCAACCCACTTGTGCCACGAGTAAAGCTTGAGCTGCAGTGGTGAGAAGGCCATGTCGACCATGATCAGGCCGATGGTGAAGCTCGCTATCACGCCGACCGCGGTCAGCCAGTGGAAGATCTGGGCGACTGCTCCGTAGCGCGTGGATGCGGTGGCGTGGGGGCTTTGCTGCGACATGCGCTTCACAGTAGGGGGGCCGGCTCCGGCGGACAAGCGGAAGCTTTGCCTGTCCGGCTTCAATCCAACTGAATGATCCGCTTCAGCCGCGATGGTAGGGGTGGCCGGCGACCACGCTCCAGGCGCGGTAAAGCGCTTCGACCAGAAGCACCCGCGCCATCGCGTGCGGCAGCGTCAAGGCGCTCAGCGACAGGCGGAGATCGGCAGCGCTCAGCAACTCCGCATCCAGCCCGTCGGCGCCGCCAATCAGCATGCAGACGTCACGGCCATCAGCCATCCAGCCTTCCAGGCCGGCCGCGAGCTGGCGCGTGCTCCAGGCGCGCCCGCCCTCATCCAGGGCGACCAGCAGCGCGCCCTCGGGAATCTGCGCGCGCAGCCGGGCAGCCTCGTCGCGCTTGATGCGGGCGGTATCGGGCTTCTTCGGACGCGGTGCGGCGGCCACCGGCGCCAGCTCCACGCGGCACTCGGCCGGCATGCGGCGGGTGTACTCCTCAACGGCCGCCTGCGTCCAATCGGGCATGCGTGTGCCCACCGCGGCGATGCGGATGCGCACCTCAGTCGCCGCTGGCGGCCTCGTCGCGCGCCTCGGGGCCGGGTAGATCCCAGAGCTTCTCGAGTTGATAGAGCGCGCGCATCTGCGCCTGCATAACGTGCACGACCACGGTGCCGAGGTCGACGAGCACCCATTCGGCCCGACTAATGCCTTCGACGCCGCGCGGCTGCACGCCGTGCTTCTTGGCGTCCTCCACCACGCGTTGCGCCAGCGACTGGACGTGACGGCTGGAGCTACCGGTGCAAAGCACCATGTCGTCGGTGATGGTGGTCAGCGGCGCCACGTGCAGGCGGGTGATCTGCTCGCCCTTGAGATCTTCCAGGGCCCCCACCACGGTATCGATCAGAGTATCGGTCATAGCCTCATGCAAGCTCGGCAAGGTCGGCGCGATCCTGCGCGTCGAGATGATCCAGCAGCCGGTCCGGAACCAGACCGCGCAGGCAGCCGCCGTCGTGCAGGCGGCGACGAATCCCGCTGGAGGATATCTCCAGCTCGGGAATTTCCAGCGCGTGCCAGCAGCCGGCCGGCTGCTCACGCAGGGCAGCGCAGTCGACACGCGGATAGGCCGCCACCGCCGGATCCGGCGCTAGCGGGTGGCCTGGGCGCGCCGCCACGACCAGATGCGCCTGCTCGAACAGCGCCTCCCAGCGATGCCAGCTGTGCAGGCTGTTGAAGGCGTCGGCGCCCAGCAACCACAGCAGCGTCTGATCCGGAAACCGCTCGCGTGCGCGCGCCAGCGTATCGACGGTGTAGGAGGGTCCTTCACGCTGCAGTTCGTCATCGTCAGCCACCAGGCGCGGCGTGCCGGCAACGGCACGCACGAGCCAATCGTGGCGGCGCTGCCCATCGATGGCGGGTACGGCGCGATGCGGCGGCTGTGCGCAGGCCAGAAGGTGTACCGCATCGAGCCCGAGCCGCTCACCGGCCTCGATCGCGAAGCGAAGATGGCCGTTGTGCACGGGCGCGAAGGTCCCGCCGTAGAGGCCGATCACCCGGAGAAGCGCATAGGCTCAGCGCACCTGGCCGTCGCCGTAGACGACCCACTTCTGCGAGGTCAGCCCCTCAAGGCCGACCGGACCGCGCGCGTGGAATTTGTCGGTGCTGATGCCGATCTCGGCACCCAGCCCGTACTCGAAGCCGTCCGCGAAGCGCGTCGAAGCATTGACCATGACAGAGGCCGAGTCCACCTCGCGCAGGAAGCGACGCGCGTGGCTGTAGTTCTCGGTGACGATGGCCTCGGTGTGTGCCGAGCTGTAGCGCGCGATGTGCGCGATGGCCCCGTCCAGGCCGTCGACCACCGCCACCGAAAGCACCGGCGCAAGATACTCGCTCCGCCAGTCGCTTTCGCTGGCCGCGTCGATGCCCGGGAGGATATTGCAGCTGCGCGGGCAACCACGCAGCTCGACTTCGTAGGGCGCCAGTGCGCGCGCAATCTCGGGCAGCATGCGCTCAGCCACGGCGGCATCGACGAGCAGCGTCTCCATGGCGTTGCAGACGCCGTAGCGCTGGGTCTTGGCGTTGACGGCGATGGCAAGTGCCTTGTCCGGATCAGCCTCGGCATCGATGTAAACGTGGCAGATGCCGTCCAGATGCTTGATCACCGGCACGCGCGCGTGCTCGGCCACGAAGGCAACCAGGCCCCGGCCACCCCGCGGAATCAGCACGTCGATGTACTCGGGCATGGTCAGCATGGCAGCAACGGCGTCACGGTCCGTGAAGTCAACCACCTGCGCCGTATCGGCCGGTAGCCCGGTTGCGCGTAGCGCCGAGCCCACGATCTCGCCGATGATGCGATTGGATTCCAGCGCCTCCGAGCCACCACGCAGCACGCAGGCATTGCCGCTCTTGATGCAGAGCGCGGCGGCATCGGCGGTGACATTCGGTCGTGATTCATAGACGATGCCGACAACGCCCAGCGGCACGCGCATGCGCCCGACCTCAATGCCGGAGGGACGGCGCTGCAGCTCATGGATGGCCCCGATGGGATCCGGAAGCTCCGCGACCTGACGCACGCCCTCGGCCATGGCCTCGACGCGCTCGTTATTCAACTCGAGGCGTTCGAGCAGCGCCGCGTCGAGCGCATTCGCGCGCGCGGCCTTCATGTCGCGGGCGTTGGCGGCCAAGATGCGATCGCAGTTCTCAAGCAAGGCCTCGGCCATGCGGAAGAGGACGGCGTTCTTGGTCCCGGTATCGGCACGCGCGATCTCGGGCGCGGCCGCGCGGGCTCGCTGGCCGACACCGCGCATGCGCTGCTCGGCAGATGAACTGGAGGGTGCGTTGTCGGCAGCCACGGCTAGGTCTTGCATAGTGAGCGGGGAAGGAATCCCGGTGAAATCGCGCCGCTGGCGACGCCGCACCATGTTAGCAGGTCGTCCCAGGCGGCCGCCGCCTGACCCCGCTTGGCCGCGCTATCGATCTCGGCCAGCCAGCGCATCAGCCCCTGCAGGTGCCCGGCGCGGCTGCGCACAAGCGCGCGCTCCAGCGACTGGGCGCGCGGGCCGTAGATGTGCGCAGCCTTAGTGGCCGCGCGCACGTCACCGCTGCGCGCGTAGGCGCCCTGGGCCTGGTGCCATTGCCGCAGCACGAAGGCCAGCCCGCCGGTGATGGCGGGCAGCTCGGTGCCACCGCGGCGCAGGCTGCGCGCCGCCCGCACTGCCCCGGCACCGTCACCGGCGAAGACGCGGTCCATCAGGGAGAAGGGGTCGAAGCGTGCCATATCCGCCCCCAGCGCCCAGACCGCGTCGGCCTCCAGCGGCGCCGACTCCCTGCCCTGCAGGGCGCGCAACTGCTCGATGAGCTGAGCGGCGGCCAGCAGATGGCCTTCGCTGCAGCTGGCGATTGCCGCAACGGCTTCGCGACTGCCTCGCAACCCGCGCGCCTGCAGGCGTTGCTCGATCCAACGAGGGAACTCTTGGCTATCGACGCGCCAGGCGTAGACCAGCCCGAAATCGCGATCGAGCTCGCTATACCACTTGGTCTTGCGCGCGCGCACATCCAGCGCCCCGCTGATCAACAGCAGAGCGGCGTCCCCGCCGGCATGTGCTGCCGCTCCCTTCAGCGCCGCCGCAGCGCGGCCGTCCAGGCTATCGCAGCGCATTTCGACGATACGCTGACTGGCAAAGAGCGAGGGCGCGCTCAGGGTTGCGTGCAGCGCGTCCCAGTCTCCTTTGCCCTCTGCTGGAATCTGTTCGCGCTCGGCGAAGCCTTCGGCGCGCAGCGCGCTGCGCACTCGATCGGCCGATTCCTCAACCAGCAGCGGCTCCTCTCCCGCCACGATCCACACGCGCCGCGGCG of Algiphilus aromaticivorans DG1253 contains these proteins:
- a CDS encoding saccharopine dehydrogenase family protein; this encodes MQWMIYGANGYTGALIARQAVANGQRPILAGRNSAAVAALADELGLEGRVFELHNAEELGRQLADIDLVLHCAGPFSATSAPMIEGCLAARAHYLDISGEIAVFEHAQAQATRATEAGVVLCPGVGFDVIPTDCVAARLAEAMPEATHLALGFDSRSGFSPGTAKTSVEALGQGGSIRRTSRITPVPLAWRTRRIDFGDGEKLAMTIPWGDVSTAFHSTGIPNIEVYIPGSPRLVKNARRANKLRWLLRLSPVQTLLKKRIEKTVRGPDAATRDKMPTFVWGEVRDDSGHQLVARVRTANGYSLTVSGSLAVIAHLNENKPEGGAYTPSRLVGWQLVERLPGSGAIAVSET
- a CDS encoding esterase/lipase family protein, which gives rise to MSRVVPENLSARDGSPPPVKLLLGELRALAEWPRGLLHLPTGGLPRGDGHAVIVLPGFGADDRATRPLRRALERLGYAAEGWGQGRNLGMRRAVGEALDARIEALAGRIGRVSLVGWSLGGVFARELARGRPNAVRRVITLGSPITHHPQATNMERIFRMANPKYSGEIDWAAFTRREAAPPVPCTAVYSPSDGIVAARCCRELPGPNTENVAVRGSHMAMVANPHVLRVVAERLALPDRT
- a CDS encoding RsmB/NOP family class I SAM-dependent RNA methyltransferase, with product MSDSLSSLHPAQVRLAQAVLEEVLADGAAADRALARHIGRNRKLGARDRRWVTRLLFGSLRSAVGLRRRAGDEPAAWLAAQLAEVHAATAEDLARLGLPTPPPAMAEDDEARRNWPEWLNVAATARMDPDDCDALAAALRQEAAVDLRVNRLRGSREQVRALLAEDGVTAQPLEWAPDALRLAARRPLQQTQAWRQGLIEPQDAGSQLICELLSPVAGETVADWCAGAGGKALAVAAQQRDRGTITAFDTDAQRLRRIAERANRLGVRSIEVQAFDGDAPDAVFDAVLVDAPCSGSGTLRRHPDQVLRAVDLAAMAATQRAILDAAACAVRPGGRLVYATCSFLPQENDDIVASFLQAHPDFSMVPAAGVLGSPPADADDPWLRTRPDVHGCDAFCALRLQRAG
- the dusB gene encoding tRNA dihydrouridine synthase DusB: MHIGPYRIDTPLLLAPMAGVTDRCFRVLCRRLGAGLAVSEMTHADPKLRGTPKSRARHDHEGESAPIAVQIAGAEPEMLARAAQYNRAHGAQIVDINMGCPAKKVCRRDAGSALLADERLVGRILHAVVRAVDCPVTLKVRTGVDPAHRNAVRVARIAEDAGIRMLSVHGRTRDQAYRGDAEYATIAAVKAAVGIPVIANGDIDGPEAAQRVLQATGADGLMIGRAAQGRPWIFGEVAAALRGEPQPAPPSQIQIGGWLLEHMEALYGLYGERGGVRIARKHIRWYCESSVDDDALWARVCRVESASEQRRLVAEAFGFAAQRAA
- a CDS encoding YceI family protein yields the protein MNIAKSLTTGLAGIALLAAGSAVAEDAKPKAGTYQIDNTHTFAFFELSHLGLSNFKGRFDDIEGTVDFHPDKGEGRVEVIIDAASVNSGVADLDKHLRNEDFFQVEKYPEIRFVGDEFEISKGKVLAVSGELTLLGVTRPVTLQFSNFNCIEHPMARVPACGGNAHTRIKRSDFGMDAYVPAVGDMVRLSIEVEALQPKDENKDG
- a CDS encoding YceI family protein translates to MLVLLAVGIVLPPADAQKPLSVQQSDSEITFQVTQMGVTVRGGFSDWEADIAIDEAKPEDSSARLIVHTASIDTGHSDTDREVKKKNWLAVEQFPEAVFEAERVTRRGDGQWLAEGPLRIRDVSRDIEVPFTLERLDDDRLRMKGTFSIKRADYDVGGGAWGDFDVVANEVRIDFTLVAAP
- a CDS encoding cytochrome b, with translation MSQQSPHATASTRYGAVAQIFHWLTAVGVIASFTIGLIMVDMAFSPLQLKLYSWHKWVGVCIFMLLFLRLGWRLWHPAPPLPASTPPWQRHAAHLTHWALYALLLIIPLSGWLMSSAKGFSTVVFGVLPLPDLLDQHEALGDRLAVLHWWLNKTLLALVILHVAAALKHQFVDRDGLLWRMLPGRRPQGDC
- the rlmH gene encoding 23S rRNA (pseudouridine(1915)-N(3))-methyltransferase RlmH; this translates as MRIRIAAVGTRMPDWTQAAVEEYTRRMPAECRVELAPVAAAPRPKKPDTARIKRDEAARLRAQIPEGALLVALDEGGRAWSTRQLAAGLEGWMADGRDVCMLIGGADGLDAELLSAADLRLSLSALTLPHAMARVLLVEALYRAWSVVAGHPYHRG
- the rsfS gene encoding ribosome silencing factor, whose translation is MTDTLIDTVVGALEDLKGEQITRLHVAPLTTITDDMVLCTGSSSRHVQSLAQRVVEDAKKHGVQPRGVEGISRAEWVLVDLGTVVVHVMQAQMRALYQLEKLWDLPGPEARDEAASGD
- the nadD gene encoding nicotinate-nucleotide adenylyltransferase, whose translation is MIGLYGGTFAPVHNGHLRFAIEAGERLGLDAVHLLACAQPPHRAVPAIDGQRRHDWLVRAVAGTPRLVADDDELQREGPSYTVDTLARARERFPDQTLLWLLGADAFNSLHSWHRWEALFEQAHLVVAARPGHPLAPDPAVAAYPRVDCAALREQPAGCWHALEIPELEISSSGIRRRLHDGGCLRGLVPDRLLDHLDAQDRADLAELA